Genomic window (Anaerolineae bacterium):
CGTGCCGCTCCCGGGGCTGGAGATTATGGACAGCGTCCCATCAATCAGCTCCGCCCGTTCCCTCATGTTGATAAGCCCCAAACTGCCGCGCTGGTCGTAGGTCTGCTCGACCGCCGCCACGTCAAAGCCGATGCCGTCATCCTCCACCTCTGCCATGAAGGTCTGCTGGTCGTTGCGCAGTCGCACGACCACGCGGTGGGCCTGGGCGTGCTTGCGGGCGTTGGTGATGGCCTCCTCCAAGATGGAGAAGACGACGCCGGCGGTCTCGTCGGAGAGGGAAGCGGAGAAGCCGGCGTCCTGGATCTCCACCAGAAGCCCTTCCGTCTCCTGGATTTTCTCAGCATAATGGCGCAGTGCCGCCACCAGCCCCTGGGTCTCCAGGATCACCGGCCGCAGGGTGAACAGCATGGTGCGGATCTCTTTCGTCGTCCTGCGGGCCAGGTCTTCCAGCTCCGCCAGCTCCTCGGCGGCTTTCTCCGGCGAGCGCTTCACCAGCGCGCGGGCGTAGTTGAGGCGCATGGTGATGGCGGCGATGGTCTGCGTCGGCCCATCGTGCAGTTCGCGCGCGATCTCGCGGCGGATCTCCTCCTGCTGGGTGATGATGCGGTCCCGTTCCTCGCGCAGGCTCTGGAAAAGCTGGGCGTTCTGCAGGGCGATGGTGGCCTGGTTGGAAAAGGCCACCAGGAAATGGCATTCGTCCAGGGAATAGGCGGCCGGCGAGGGGCTGGCGAAGAGCACCACCCCGTAGGACTCAAAGCCGGCCCGTAAGGGGACAACGATGGCGGAGCGGGCCTCGCGCAGGGAAGGGAAAGCAGATAGTTCGGGATCCGCGGCGACGTCGGAGATCACCTCGGCCTCGCCGGCGGAGATAACGCGCTGAAGGACACCTTGCCGGGCCGGACAGCGGATATCCCGGTCGGCATCGGTGATGTGGTGGCCGGCGACCACGTGCAGGGCCGGCTCATGCCGGCCTTCCTCGAACAGCAGGGCCATGCCTACCATCTGCGCCGGGTTCTTGCCTAACGCCCGGAACTCGATGGCGCTCAGGTCAAACAGCGCCTGCAGGACCTGCTGATAATCGAGCGTGGCGCCCAGGGTACTGGCCATAGCGTAGACCGCATCCAGGCGATCGCGCGTTTGCCGCAGGGTTTCGACCTCGGCAGTGAGCTCTCGCAGTCGTTGGGCGGCCCTCTGCTGGCTGAGCCAGCCGGCGGCGGCACCCAGCGCCGGCAGGCCAATGAGGGAGACAACGGCCTCGGTCAGGCTCATGCCGGCCAATTCGCTCCACTGTGGGGTGCTCAGGGGGAGCGCACCGCAGAATGCCAGCACCAGGCCGGCCAGCAGGCCCATTCCTCCGCCGGCGGCCAGCCCGATCACGACCACCGGCCACCACAGCAGAGGGTAAAGGGGCGTGGGCCAGATCCCGCCCTTGAGCAGCAGAGCGGTCAGCAGGGCCAGGTCCAACGCCCAGAACATCGGAGCGAACCAGCGCCCCAGCCGGCGCAGGTGCAGGAGGAGGAACAGGAGTATATGCAGGGCCGCCGTGATGGCGACCAGCGCGACGACGAAAAAGGGTTCGAGGTTCAGGTGTGGGGAGAGTAAGGCCAGCGCGAGCAGAATGCCCCAATAGGGCCAGCGGAGGGCGAACAGCCAGCGCTCGAAATTCCCCACGCCGGTCGGCGAGGCCGGCATAGCTTGGTTAGCCGATTGTCCCATGTCGCGCATCCGTTGAACCGGCCTGAAACGACGAACCGCTGGCACCCCGGAGGAGCGGCCAGCGGCACCCATTGGTGGGCGAGACAGGACTCGAACCTGTGAACCTCGTGTATGTGAGACACGCGCTCTAACCAGCTGAGCTACTCGCCCTTGGCACCTACTATTATAGCATGGCCGGGGAAAAGATGCAAATCCTGGCCGGCGGAGTTGTGAAGGGGAAGCCGCCAGGGAGAGCTTCCCCTGGCGGCCCTCACGCGTTACTTGCGGATGGTGAGTTTGAATTCCTCTGCCGGCCAGGGCAAAGGCCAGTATCATGTCCAGTGAGTTCCATCGGTTGCTGGAATGGGCGACAGGTTGGCCGGCGAAGCCAAAGTGCACTGTCGTTT
Coding sequences:
- a CDS encoding GAF domain-containing sensor histidine kinase; its protein translation is MPASPTGVGNFERWLFALRWPYWGILLALALLSPHLNLEPFFVVALVAITAALHILLFLLLHLRRLGRWFAPMFWALDLALLTALLLKGGIWPTPLYPLLWWPVVVIGLAAGGGMGLLAGLVLAFCGALPLSTPQWSELAGMSLTEAVVSLIGLPALGAAAGWLSQQRAAQRLRELTAEVETLRQTRDRLDAVYAMASTLGATLDYQQVLQALFDLSAIEFRALGKNPAQMVGMALLFEEGRHEPALHVVAGHHITDADRDIRCPARQGVLQRVISAGEAEVISDVAADPELSAFPSLREARSAIVVPLRAGFESYGVVLFASPSPAAYSLDECHFLVAFSNQATIALQNAQLFQSLREERDRIITQQEEIRREIARELHDGPTQTIAAITMRLNYARALVKRSPEKAAEELAELEDLARRTTKEIRTMLFTLRPVILETQGLVAALRHYAEKIQETEGLLVEIQDAGFSASLSDETAGVVFSILEEAITNARKHAQAHRVVVRLRNDQQTFMAEVEDDGIGFDVAAVEQTYDQRGSLGLINMRERAELIDGTLSIISSPGSGT